ATAAAGTTCGGAAAACACCCTTCAAAATGGGCCATATTCTTAACTATATCAAGATAGAGGGGATGTTATTCTGTAATGTATTCCGATATTTATTTGAAAAAATATCGAAGTAAGGCAAATGGAAGATGCAAATTTGTTACATTTATGATATACTGTTAAAATTGACAAGAAGTATGTACGAATGGAGCATTTATGGATTTATCAATTATTATTGTTAATTATAAAACAGCAGAATTGACCACTAATTGTCTGGCTTCAGTTTATGAGAGCCATTTGCAGGAGGTCGACTTTGAGGTGATCGTCGTGGATAATGCTTCTTGTGATGGCAGTATCGAAGCCGTTGAAAGAAAGTTTCCACAGGTGAGCATCATTAAAAACAAAGAAAACCTGGGCTTTTCAAAGGCGAATAATATTGGTATTCACAAAGCAAAGGGAGAGTATATTCTGCTGTTAAATTCAGATACAATCGTCGAGCCGAATACCCTTAAGAAGTCGTTGGATTTTATAAAAACAAGACCCCAGGTGGGAGCGTTAGGCTGCAAAGTGCTTCTGGAAAATGGCCAGCTAGACGCAGCGTGCAAGAGAAGCTTTCCGACGCCGGCTAACGGTTTTTACCATTCACTTAAGCTGGATAAACGCTTTCCCAAAAGCCAGCGGTTTGGTGAGTACAACCTGACCTTTGTTAATCCGGATAAAATATGTTCAGTGGATTGCGTAATGGGGGCGTTTATGCTTGTTCCCCGGAGTGTGATCGACCGTGTCGGGCTGCTGGATGAGGATTATTTTATGTACGGTGAGGATATTGACTGGTGCTACCGCATTAAGCAGGCTGGATATCAGATCATTTATTATCCGGAAGTACGTATCTTTCATTATAAAAAGGCCAGCGGAATTGGGAAACGCAATCCTAAAGTGATCGAAGCGTTCTATGATTCAATGATTATTTTTTATAATAAACATTATCAGGGGAAATACAGTAAAGTTACAACAGGTACTGTATTTCTTGGAACGAAAATAATGAAAAAAATTGCGTTGGCAAAAAACCGATAATCTAAGAGGAGGTAAAAGCTGTGATAAAAAGTAATCAACATTTTTTTAATTTTCTGCTGGTTGTTTTTGATGCTGTTGTCGTCAGCGGCGCGCTTCTTTTGGCCTGGTATATTCGGTTTGTTTCTCCATTTTTTACGGATGGCGTCCGCACAATGCATTTCGAGGCTTATGTTGGTCTGTTGATTTTTATCATACCTGTTTACCTGATTTTGTTTCTTATATTTGGTTTGTATAAACCATATCGGAAGCAGCGCTTTTTTAAAGAGTGCCAGGAGATTATATTGTCTAATGTCATTGGAATTTTAATCGTAATGGCAGTTTTATATACAGAGAAGAGCATCCACTTTTCAAGGTATATGCTCGGACTTTTCTTTCTGTTCTCCATTGTAATCATGTCTCTGGAGCGGGGAACCATTCGAAAAGTTCTTCGAATGATGCGTGAACGCGGTTATAACATTAAATATATTATCATAGTGGGGGCCGGCGCTCTGGGACAGGCTTTTGCGGATAAAGTATTAGGAGACCGGCAGCTCGGCTACAAAATTTGCGGTTACGTTGACGATTATTATCCGAAGAGTGATAAAAATGGTCTGCCGATTTTGGGAACCACAAAAGAAATGAATGATATACTGGAAGAATTTCGTGTGGATGAAGTCATTATTGCGCTGCCAAATACCAGCTTTAAGCGCATCAATGATGTGATCGACAAATGCGAGTATCAGGGTATAAAAACACAGGTTATCCCAGATTACTTTAATCTGGTCCAGGGCTCCAGGCCAGCCTTTGATGAGCTTGACGGTATCCCGTTGATTAACACGCGGTATATACCGCTGGATGAGCCCTTTAATAAGTTTGTCAAAAGGGCGCTGGATATTCTTTTGTCGGGCACATTTTTAATCGTCTTTTCATGGCTCTATCTGATTTTAGCGATTCTGGTTAAGGTAACCTCTCCAGGACCTGTTATTTATAAGCAGATCCGCGTGGGCATGAACAGAAAGGAATTTTATATCTATAAATTCCGCTCAATGCGAAATGATATTCCAGAAAAGGGCGATCAGCTCTGGACCACCGAGGATGACCCGAGAAAGACGAAATTTGGCTCCTTTATCCGGAAAACAAGTCTGGATGAGATTCCACAGTTTTTTAATGTGTTAAAGGGAGATATGAGTATTATCGGCCCAAGACCAGAGCGGCCGTTCTATGTGCAGCAGTTTAAAGATGAAGTGCCCAAGTATATGATTAAGCATCATGTAAGACCGGGAATTACCGGCTGGGCACAGGTAAACGGATGGCGCGGGGATACTTCAATTGTGGAGCGGATTAACTGCGATATTGAGTATATTGAGAAGTGGTCGCTGTTGCTGGATGTGAAGGTGTTTTTTATGACGTTTGGGGCACTGGTTAAGAATGCTTATTAAAATTTGAAGGAGAGTATAAAAAAGTAGATGATTTATTTCGCTGTATTTATTTATTTGTGTTGCAGTGTTGGTGGTTTAACGTTGGTTAAAGTGGGAGCAGAACATAATAATTTTGCTCTGAATCCTGGATTTTTTAATTTATCATTATCATACGCAACTTTAATTGGATTATGCTTGTATATGATAAGTTTTGTAATGTGGATAGTAATAGTGCAAAAGTTTAATTTAAGCTATATTCAACCTGTTACAACTGGATTATCGTATGTTTTAATTATTGCGGCATCCATTTTTATTTTAAAAGAGAGCATTTCTCTATTTCAGTGGATTGGATTAGGGTTTATCCTAATCGGTGTAGTTTTTATGAATTTAAAAGTGCAGTAGGAGAGAAGTTGTGAATAAAGTATTAATGATCGTTCCGGCTTATAACGAAGAATTAAATTTAGAAACAGTAGCGGAAGATATAAAAAATAATTTTAATGAGGCAGATATTCTGTTTATTAACGACTGTTCTATGGATAACACGCTAAATGTGATAAAGAGAATAGAAGGAATCTTTTATTTAGATTTACCTATAAATTTAGGATATTCCTATGCAGTGCAGACAGGGCTTAAATATGCTGTGCAAGAAGGCTATGAATATCTTGTTCAATTCGATGGTGATGGACAGCATTTGGCTTCGGAAGCAAAAAAAATGTACGAGTATGCATTAGAGACTGAGGCAGATATTGTTATTGGTTCTCGTTTTTTATCAACAACGAACTACCAGCATTCGTTTTTTAGAAAGGTGGGGACAAAACTTTTTCAAATTATCATTAAAATGTTAACAGGGAAAAAGATATATGATCCTACTTCAGGATTGCAAGTTTTAAAAAGAAAAGTTTTTACTCCTTTATCTAAAATTTTTGCTTATCCAGAATTTCCGGATGCTAACTTGTTAATAGAGTTAATATATCAAGGCTATACTATTGAGGAAATATCTGTACAAATGAAGAATAGAGAGTTTGGGGAGAGTATGCATGGTGGAGTTATAAAACCGATTAAATATATGCTGAAGATGTTTTATTATATATTGGTAGTATTTTTCAACAATTTAACAGGTAAAAAGAAGGTGAGCAAATGATAACGCGTGTATTTTTTATTATAGTTGCAGTTGTTTTAATGATGTATATTTATCATAATGTAAAGAAAAATACACTATCACAAGATGAAAGTATTCTTTGGGTAATTGGTGCTGTAATTATATTAATATTAAGCATTTGGCCTAATATAATAATTTGGCTTGCAAATATAATAGGGATCGCTTACCCACCGTCATTATTGTTTTTGGTAACATCTGTATTTTTAGTTTTATTTCTTTTTAGAAATAGTCAGCAGATTAGTATTCTAAAAGAAAAAAATAAGGAATTGATACAAGATTTGACTTTATTAGAAAAACGTGTCCGAGATTTAGAAATAAATAAGCGGGATGGTAATAGAAATTGAATAATCATACATTTGTAATTTGTGCTTACCAAGAATCACCGTATCTTGAAGTGTGCTTAGAGTCTTTAATGAAACAATCAATCCAAAGTAATATTATAATTGTAACATCTACAGAAAATCAGTTTATTAGAAATATAGCAAAAAAACATAAGATTTCAATGTTTTCTCATAATAATGGCGGTATAGGGCAAGATTGGAATTTCGGGCTAAAGATGGCAGAAACAAAGTATGTAACATTAGCTCATCAAGATGATGTCTATGATGAAGAATATTTAGCTTTTGTTATAAATGTTTTTAATAAATATAGTGATGCATTGATAGCTTTTACGGATTATCATGAATTAAGAAATGATCGAATTATCTCAGATAATAAAAATTTAAAAATAAAAAGAAAATTATTGTTTCCGTTAAGACTTAGTGGAAAAAACTATTTGTTCAAAAGAGCGGTTTTATCTTTTGGAAATCCTATATGTTGTCCTTCAGTAACATATAATAAAATGCTTTTAAAAAATTTTTCTTTTGATTTAAATTGGAGTACAAACTTAGACTGGGATGCTTGGGAGAATTTATCACGAAAAAAGGGAAGGTTTGCTTATATAAACAAACCACTAATGTTACATCGTATTCACAAAGGGAGTGAAACGTCTACTACTATAATAAATAATCAACGAGCAGAAGAAGATTTGAAAATGCTCTGTAAATTCTGGCCCTCAGATATAGCCAGATTTATTT
The DNA window shown above is from Eubacterium limosum and carries:
- a CDS encoding DMT family transporter encodes the protein MIYFAVFIYLCCSVGGLTLVKVGAEHNNFALNPGFFNLSLSYATLIGLCLYMISFVMWIVIVQKFNLSYIQPVTTGLSYVLIIAASIFILKESISLFQWIGLGFILIGVVFMNLKVQ
- a CDS encoding glycosyltransferase family 2 protein, whose protein sequence is MDLSIIIVNYKTAELTTNCLASVYESHLQEVDFEVIVVDNASCDGSIEAVERKFPQVSIIKNKENLGFSKANNIGIHKAKGEYILLLNSDTIVEPNTLKKSLDFIKTRPQVGALGCKVLLENGQLDAACKRSFPTPANGFYHSLKLDKRFPKSQRFGEYNLTFVNPDKICSVDCVMGAFMLVPRSVIDRVGLLDEDYFMYGEDIDWCYRIKQAGYQIIYYPEVRIFHYKKASGIGKRNPKVIEAFYDSMIIFYNKHYQGKYSKVTTGTVFLGTKIMKKIALAKNR
- a CDS encoding DUF2304 domain-containing protein, with protein sequence MITRVFFIIVAVVLMMYIYHNVKKNTLSQDESILWVIGAVIILILSIWPNIIIWLANIIGIAYPPSLLFLVTSVFLVLFLFRNSQQISILKEKNKELIQDLTLLEKRVRDLEINKRDGNRN
- a CDS encoding glycosyltransferase family 2 protein — its product is MNKVLMIVPAYNEELNLETVAEDIKNNFNEADILFINDCSMDNTLNVIKRIEGIFYLDLPINLGYSYAVQTGLKYAVQEGYEYLVQFDGDGQHLASEAKKMYEYALETEADIVIGSRFLSTTNYQHSFFRKVGTKLFQIIIKMLTGKKIYDPTSGLQVLKRKVFTPLSKIFAYPEFPDANLLIELIYQGYTIEEISVQMKNREFGESMHGGVIKPIKYMLKMFYYILVVFFNNLTGKKKVSK
- a CDS encoding undecaprenyl-phosphate glucose phosphotransferase gives rise to the protein MIKSNQHFFNFLLVVFDAVVVSGALLLAWYIRFVSPFFTDGVRTMHFEAYVGLLIFIIPVYLILFLIFGLYKPYRKQRFFKECQEIILSNVIGILIVMAVLYTEKSIHFSRYMLGLFFLFSIVIMSLERGTIRKVLRMMRERGYNIKYIIIVGAGALGQAFADKVLGDRQLGYKICGYVDDYYPKSDKNGLPILGTTKEMNDILEEFRVDEVIIALPNTSFKRINDVIDKCEYQGIKTQVIPDYFNLVQGSRPAFDELDGIPLINTRYIPLDEPFNKFVKRALDILLSGTFLIVFSWLYLILAILVKVTSPGPVIYKQIRVGMNRKEFYIYKFRSMRNDIPEKGDQLWTTEDDPRKTKFGSFIRKTSLDEIPQFFNVLKGDMSIIGPRPERPFYVQQFKDEVPKYMIKHHVRPGITGWAQVNGWRGDTSIVERINCDIEYIEKWSLLLDVKVFFMTFGALVKNAY
- a CDS encoding glycosyltransferase family 2 protein yields the protein MNNHTFVICAYQESPYLEVCLESLMKQSIQSNIIIVTSTENQFIRNIAKKHKISMFSHNNGGIGQDWNFGLKMAETKYVTLAHQDDVYDEEYLAFVINVFNKYSDALIAFTDYHELRNDRIISDNKNLKIKRKLLFPLRLSGKNYLFKRAVLSFGNPICCPSVTYNKMLLKNFSFDLNWSTNLDWDAWENLSRKKGRFAYINKPLMLHRIHKGSETSTTIINNQRAEEDLKMLCKFWPSDIARFIFKQYTKSEKSNEI